The Deinococcus carri genome segment GGCCGAACTGCTCGCGCAGGTCCTCGCGCGATTCCTCCCGCGAGCGCTTCATGCCCAGGCGCTGGCCCCGGCGAATCGCGCTGACCGACTCGTGCAGCTTGCCCTGTCGCCGCAGCGCCACCCCCAGGTTGTGGTGCGCGCCGTCGTAGTCGGGGTTCAGCCGCAGCACCTCGCGGTAGCGGGCCTCCGCCTGGGCGGGCTGCCCCGCTTCCAGTTCCAGGTTGCCCAGGTTGGTCATCGCGCGGTAGTGGGCGGGGTCGGTGTTCAGCGCCTCCCCGAAGGCCGCGCGCGCTGCCTCCGGTTCCTCGCGCAGTGCGTGCAGCACGCCCACCGCGTTCAGCGCCTCTGCCCGCGTGAGCGGGTGCTCCAGGGCCGGGACCAGCCGGGCGGTCAGCGCCTCCGGTTCCGTCTCACCGCCCGGTGCGCGCCGGGTCGCCTCCAGCGCCGTCAGCGCCTCTCCCAGCGCGCCGGGCCTCACCAGCGAGCGCAGCAGCGCGACCTCGCCCGTCAGGCCCTCGCCCGCGGCGGCCTCCAGGTCGTCTTGCAGCCCGGCTAGGGCGCGGCGCGCCTGCCCGAGGCTGCGGGCGCGCACCGCCTCCTGCACGTTCACGATGCCCTCCAGCGCCCCGCGCAGCGCCGCTGGGGTGGGGGTGAGGCGGGCCGCCGCCAGTGCCCGCCGCCACTCGCCCGCGCGGGCAAAGCTGCCCCAGTCCGGCGCGGATTCGGGGGGCGTGCTGGGGGAGAGGCCAGGGTCGGTC includes the following:
- a CDS encoding tetratricopeptide repeat protein; the protein is MTDPGLSPSTPPESAPDWGSFARAGEWRRALAAARLTPTPAALRGALEGIVNVQEAVRARSLGQARRALAGLQDDLEAAAGEGLTGEVALLRSLVRPGALGEALTALEATRRAPGGETEPEALTARLVPALEHPLTRAEALNAVGVLHALREEPEAARAAFGEALNTDPAHYRAMTNLGNLELEAGQPAQAEARYREVLRLNPDYDGAHHNLGVALRRQGKLHESVSAIRRGQRLGMKRSREESREDLREQFGHRAPPPALRWVLIAVGVLVLFLLLRGGLG